The Sesamum indicum cultivar Zhongzhi No. 13 linkage group LG1, S_indicum_v1.0, whole genome shotgun sequence genome includes a window with the following:
- the LOC105161018 gene encoding ethylene-responsive transcription factor ERF118-like encodes MEKLTPTPTIKMVRILYSDPDATESSSDEEVDTTQKKGKKKKTLEIVLHAVNKSSGSASEVSSEKKLVGSEKSPLPAVRKKFVGVRRRKSGKYASEIRDPIIKKRVWLGTFATPEQASRAYLAKKKEIDEKLKGKQGFDTVPTEKPSDKDSPFSVLENETSDLTNETSQADAVKDQEGLGENKVSENQEAKFGFLNGVQVVDNNGFLVGEFSKIDDLSLPSTEDGVFCPDMSFGAK; translated from the coding sequence ATGGAAAAGCTGACGCCCACGCCCACCATAAAAATGGTTAGAATCTTGTATTCTGATCCAGACGCCACTGAGTCATCCTCGGATGAAGAAGTCGATACAACccagaaaaagggaaaaaagaaaaaaaccctTGAAATTGTTCTTCATGCGGTGAATAAGAGTTCTGGTTCTGCCTCCGAGGTTTCTTCTGAAAAGAAGCTCGTGGGCTCGGAGAAATCCCCGTTGCCGGCTGTGAGGAAGAAATTCGTGGGGGTGCGGAGGAGAAAATCGGGGAAATACGCTTCTGAAATCAGGGATCCCATCATCAAAAAACGGGTTTGGCTGGGCACTTTCGCGACTCCTGAGCAGGCTTCCAGGGCGTATCTTGCCAAGAAGAAAGAGATTGATGAGAAgctgaaagggaaacaagggTTTGATACGGTTCCGACTGAAAAACCATCTGACAAAGATTCCCCATTTTCAGTTCTCGAAAATGAAACCTCGGATTTGACCAATGAGACGAGCCAGGCCGATGCTGTGAAAGATCAGGAAGGTCTCGGTGAAAACAAGGTTTCAGAAAATCAAGAAGCCAAATTTGGGTTCCTGAATGGTGTGCAAGTAGTTGACAACAATGGTTTCTTGGTTGGTGAGTTCAGCAAAATCGATGATCTCAGCCTCCCCTCAACGGAAGATGGGGTTTTCTGCCCGGACATGAGTTTTGGTGCTAAGTGA